A single window of Streptomyces aquilus DNA harbors:
- a CDS encoding chorismate mutase yields the protein MTTSNPGTGAVDPAVREELARLRDSIDNIDAAVVHMLAERFKATQQVGLLKARHQLPPADPAREARQIERLRSLAENAKLDPAFAEKFLNFIIAEVIRHHERIAENATNGTTPTAN from the coding sequence ATGACCACCAGCAACCCCGGTACCGGTGCCGTCGACCCCGCCGTGCGCGAGGAACTCGCCCGGCTGCGCGACAGCATCGACAACATCGACGCGGCCGTCGTCCACATGCTCGCCGAACGCTTCAAAGCCACCCAGCAGGTCGGCCTCCTCAAGGCCCGGCACCAGCTCCCGCCCGCCGACCCGGCCCGCGAGGCCCGCCAGATCGAACGGCTGCGCAGCCTCGCCGAGAACGCCAAACTCGACCCCGCGTTCGCTGAGAAGTTCCTGAATTTCATCATCGCCGAGGTGATCCGCCACCACGAGCGCATCGCCGAGAACGCCACCAACGGCACCACGCCCACAGCGAACTGA
- a CDS encoding SIMPL domain-containing protein, with protein MTTPSPDPAPPVPYGTPDAPRIAVRGEARLEVDPEIARIGVTVAARGKDRRTALDDLTRRNATVLDLIKTYGDAVEKLETGSFSITPELKEKGRGERVHAYHGRVRITAELTDFTALGELTTRVADLDLTHVDGPWWALRLTSPAYREARQQAVREAVQRAQEYAEALGTTLAALVELADIGAENAQPLAPAAPGGRMRSMAYAAAEDTAAAPLDLEPQRQHVHAQVNARFTMHPPRL; from the coding sequence ATGACCACACCTTCCCCGGACCCCGCACCCCCCGTGCCCTACGGCACCCCCGACGCCCCCCGCATCGCCGTCCGCGGCGAAGCACGCCTCGAAGTCGACCCCGAGATCGCCCGCATCGGCGTCACCGTCGCCGCCCGCGGCAAAGACCGCCGCACCGCCCTCGACGACCTCACCCGCCGCAACGCCACGGTCCTCGACCTCATCAAGACCTACGGCGACGCGGTCGAGAAACTGGAGACGGGCTCCTTCTCCATCACCCCGGAACTGAAGGAGAAGGGACGGGGAGAGAGGGTGCATGCCTATCACGGCCGCGTCCGCATCACCGCGGAACTCACGGACTTCACGGCCTTGGGCGAACTCACCACCCGCGTAGCCGACTTGGACCTCACCCACGTGGACGGCCCCTGGTGGGCCCTGCGCCTCACCTCACCCGCCTACCGCGAGGCACGCCAACAGGCCGTACGCGAAGCGGTCCAGCGAGCACAGGAGTACGCGGAAGCACTGGGTACGACGCTCGCGGCCCTGGTGGAGCTCGCCGACATCGGCGCCGAGAACGCCCAGCCCCTCGCCCCCGCCGCACCCGGCGGCCGCATGCGCTCCATGGCCTACGCCGCCGCGGAAGACACCGCCGCAGCCCCCCTCGACCTCGAACCCCAACGCCAACACGTCCACGCCCAGGTCAACGCCCGCTTCACCATGCACCCGCCGCGACTGTGA
- the pepN gene encoding aminopeptidase N yields the protein MSVLTRDEAQTRATLLDVHRYTIDLDLTTGDDTFDSKTVIRFTARTDADTFIEVKPAELRSVTLDGQPLDPETLDGNRLPLKNLTAGEHELSVDASMRYSRTGEGMHRFTDPTDGETYLYSNLCMDDAQRVFPVFDQPDLKAVFEITATVPENWTFLANGITTALGDGRWQAAPTPLISTYLVAVAAGPWHSVRTEHRGLPFGIHCRRSLAPHLDADADELLTITKQCYDRYHEKFEEPYPFDSYDQAFVPEFNAGAMENPGLVTFRDEFVYRSAVTDTERQTRAMVIAHEMAHMWFGDLVTLRWWDDIWLNESFAEYMGYQTLTEATRFTDTWTDFGVVRKAWGYDADQRPSTHPVAPDPELVPDTASAMLNFDGISYAKGASALRQLVTWLGEKDFLAGINTHFARHKFANATLADFIDSLASVTDRDVHAWADTWLRTTGVDTLKPVIIPGDEGTYALQVEHDGSRPHRIAVGLYDRALADNAADEGRHLVLRERLDLDVPQPDGPLPIGKRPALLLLNDGDLTYAKVRFDAESFKTVTESLSGLPSPLTRAVVWNALRDAVRDGELPPVAYLEAARAHLPYETDLALVQGVLAFASVQVADRYATPEERPAALATLSSLCRDLIRRTEDGDNPGLRLIAVRHFIDVAAHPDTIAAWLADGTVPGGPELDPELRWRVLARLAVLGATDETAIAAELARDPSATGQEGATRCRAALPDADTKAKAWEAMFTHDDLSNYLFIANAQGFWQPEQADLVRAYVPRFFEDAVTLAARRGPAIADATGRWAFPAHAVDAETLGWGERCLSDADPIPALRRKLADQLDDLGRALRVRQA from the coding sequence ATGTCCGTACTGACGCGCGACGAAGCGCAGACCCGTGCCACACTCCTCGACGTCCACCGGTACACGATCGACCTCGATCTCACCACCGGCGACGACACCTTCGACTCGAAGACCGTCATCCGCTTCACCGCGCGCACGGACGCGGACACCTTCATCGAGGTCAAGCCCGCCGAACTGCGCTCCGTCACCCTCGACGGACAGCCCCTCGACCCCGAGACCCTCGACGGCAACCGCCTCCCCCTGAAGAACCTCACCGCCGGTGAACACGAACTGAGCGTCGACGCGAGCATGCGCTACTCCCGCACCGGCGAGGGCATGCACCGCTTCACCGACCCCACCGACGGCGAGACCTACCTCTACTCGAACCTCTGCATGGACGACGCCCAACGCGTCTTCCCCGTCTTCGACCAGCCCGACCTCAAGGCCGTCTTCGAGATCACCGCGACCGTCCCCGAGAACTGGACGTTCCTCGCCAACGGCATCACCACCGCCCTCGGCGACGGCCGCTGGCAGGCCGCCCCCACCCCCCTCATCTCCACCTACCTCGTCGCCGTCGCCGCCGGCCCCTGGCACTCCGTCCGCACCGAACACCGCGGCCTGCCCTTCGGCATCCACTGCCGCCGCTCGCTCGCCCCCCACCTCGACGCGGACGCCGACGAACTCCTCACGATCACCAAGCAGTGCTACGACCGCTACCACGAGAAGTTCGAGGAGCCCTACCCCTTCGACTCCTACGACCAGGCGTTCGTCCCCGAGTTCAACGCCGGCGCCATGGAGAACCCCGGACTCGTCACCTTCCGCGACGAGTTCGTCTACCGCTCCGCCGTCACCGACACCGAACGCCAGACCCGCGCCATGGTCATCGCCCACGAGATGGCCCACATGTGGTTCGGCGACCTCGTCACCCTGCGCTGGTGGGACGACATCTGGCTCAACGAGTCCTTCGCCGAGTACATGGGCTACCAGACCCTCACCGAAGCCACCCGCTTCACCGACACCTGGACCGACTTCGGCGTCGTCCGCAAGGCCTGGGGCTACGACGCCGACCAGCGCCCCTCCACCCACCCCGTCGCCCCCGACCCCGAGCTCGTCCCCGACACGGCCTCCGCGATGCTCAACTTCGACGGCATCTCCTACGCCAAGGGCGCCTCCGCACTACGGCAGTTGGTGACCTGGCTCGGCGAGAAGGACTTCCTCGCCGGCATCAACACCCACTTCGCCCGCCACAAGTTCGCCAACGCCACCCTCGCCGACTTCATCGACTCCCTCGCGAGCGTCACCGACCGCGACGTCCACGCCTGGGCCGACACCTGGCTGCGCACCACCGGCGTCGACACCCTCAAGCCCGTCATCATCCCCGGCGACGAAGGCACCTACGCCCTCCAGGTCGAACACGACGGCAGCCGACCCCACCGCATCGCCGTCGGCCTGTACGACCGGGCCTTGGCCGACAACGCAGCCGACGAGGGCCGCCACCTCGTCCTGCGCGAGCGCCTCGACCTCGACGTCCCGCAGCCCGACGGCCCGCTGCCCATCGGCAAGCGCCCCGCCCTGCTGCTCCTCAACGACGGCGACCTCACCTACGCCAAGGTCCGCTTCGACGCCGAGTCCTTCAAGACGGTCACCGAGAGCCTGTCCGGACTGCCCTCGCCGCTCACCCGCGCGGTCGTCTGGAACGCCCTGCGCGACGCCGTCCGCGACGGCGAACTCCCGCCCGTCGCCTACCTGGAGGCGGCCCGCGCCCACCTCCCGTACGAGACCGACCTCGCCCTCGTCCAAGGCGTCCTCGCCTTCGCCTCCGTCCAGGTCGCCGACCGCTACGCCACCCCCGAGGAACGCCCCGCCGCCCTCGCCACGCTCAGCAGCCTGTGCCGCGACCTCATCCGCCGCACCGAGGACGGCGACAACCCCGGCCTGCGCCTCATCGCGGTACGCCACTTCATCGACGTCGCCGCCCACCCCGACACCATCGCCGCCTGGCTCGCCGACGGCACCGTCCCCGGCGGCCCCGAACTCGACCCCGAACTGCGCTGGCGCGTCCTCGCCCGGCTCGCCGTCCTCGGCGCCACCGACGAGACCGCCATCGCCGCCGAACTCGCCCGCGACCCCTCCGCCACCGGCCAGGAAGGCGCCACCCGCTGCCGCGCCGCGCTGCCCGACGCCGACACCAAGGCCAAGGCGTGGGAGGCGATGTTCACCCACGACGACCTCTCCAACTACCTGTTCATCGCCAACGCCCAGGGCTTCTGGCAGCCCGAACAGGCCGACCTCGTCCGCGCGTACGTCCCCCGCTTCTTCGAGGACGCCGTCACCCTCGCCGCCCGCCGCGGCCCCGCCATCGCCGACGCCACCGGCCGCTGGGCCTTCCCGGCCCACGCCGTCGACGCGGAGACGCTGGGCTGGGGAGAGCGGTGCCTGAGCGACGCCGACCCGATCCCGGCCCTGCGCCGCAAGCTCGCCGACCAATTGGATGACTTGGGGCGTGCGTTGCGAGTGCGACAGGCGTAG
- a CDS encoding lysine N(6)-hydroxylase/L-ornithine N(5)-oxygenase family protein, which translates to MSPTPTPTPPHEPDAPRDLVGIGIGPFNLSLAALAHPLAELDTAFYEQRPAFDWHPGLLIDGARIQVPFLADLVTLADPASPWTFLNYLKARERLFPFYFAERFHIQRAEYDAYCRWVAENLPGLHFGHQVDAVRWNPERDIFEVDFTQLDTEGEAEALGRTYTRNIVLGVGTEPYVPEPLKPLVEAAGVPVIHAADYLAHRETLTAAEHVTVIGLGQSGAEIFLDLLRQRPAGREGLHWLGRTEAFAPMEYSKLGLEHFTPDYTRYFHALAEGVRDRLVTTQWQLHKGIDNDTIAAIHDELYQRTLHGGWPDTTLTPGVRVRTAGRVATTKVELHLEHTEQNTRSRLTTDAVVLATGYRERPLARILAGLDPYLRRDSRDRPRVDEHFRLVMDASVTGSLYVQNAERHTHGVGTPDLGLAAWRSAAILNTVTGKDPYPLPTRTAFTTFGLEQTARVPQARQAPAALTPLTDAR; encoded by the coding sequence ATGAGCCCCACCCCCACCCCCACCCCGCCCCACGAGCCCGACGCACCCCGCGACCTGGTCGGCATCGGCATCGGCCCCTTCAACCTCTCCCTCGCCGCCCTCGCCCACCCCCTCGCCGAACTCGACACCGCCTTCTACGAACAACGCCCCGCCTTCGACTGGCACCCAGGCCTCCTCATCGACGGCGCGCGCATCCAAGTCCCGTTCCTCGCCGACCTGGTGACCCTCGCCGACCCCGCCAGCCCCTGGACCTTCCTGAACTACCTCAAGGCCCGCGAACGGCTCTTCCCCTTCTACTTCGCCGAGCGCTTCCACATCCAGCGCGCCGAGTACGACGCCTACTGCCGCTGGGTCGCCGAGAACCTCCCCGGCCTCCACTTCGGCCACCAGGTCGACGCCGTCCGCTGGAACCCCGAACGCGACATCTTCGAAGTCGACTTCACCCAGCTCGACACGGAAGGCGAAGCCGAGGCCCTCGGCCGTACGTACACCAGGAACATCGTCCTCGGCGTCGGCACCGAGCCCTACGTCCCCGAACCCCTCAAGCCGCTCGTCGAAGCCGCCGGCGTGCCCGTCATCCACGCCGCCGACTACCTCGCCCACCGCGAGACCCTCACCGCCGCCGAACACGTCACCGTCATCGGCCTCGGACAGTCCGGCGCCGAGATCTTCCTCGACCTGCTCCGTCAGCGCCCCGCCGGCCGCGAAGGCCTCCACTGGCTCGGCCGCACCGAAGCCTTCGCCCCCATGGAGTACTCCAAGCTCGGCCTGGAGCACTTCACCCCCGACTACACCCGCTACTTCCACGCCCTCGCCGAAGGCGTCCGCGACCGCCTCGTCACCACCCAGTGGCAACTCCACAAGGGAATCGACAACGACACCATCGCCGCCATCCACGACGAGCTCTACCAACGCACCCTGCACGGCGGCTGGCCCGACACCACCCTCACCCCCGGCGTCCGCGTCCGCACCGCCGGCCGGGTCGCCACCACCAAGGTCGAACTCCACCTCGAACACACCGAGCAGAACACCCGCTCCCGCCTCACCACCGACGCCGTCGTCCTCGCCACCGGCTACCGCGAACGCCCCCTCGCCCGCATCCTCGCCGGACTCGACCCCTACCTGCGCCGCGACAGCCGCGACCGCCCCCGCGTCGACGAACACTTCAGGCTCGTCATGGACGCCTCCGTCACCGGCTCCCTCTACGTCCAGAACGCCGAACGCCACACCCACGGCGTCGGCACCCCCGACCTCGGCCTCGCCGCCTGGCGCAGCGCCGCCATCCTCAACACCGTGACCGGCAAGGACCCCTACCCCCTGCCCACCCGAACGGCCTTCACCACCTTCGGACTCGAGCAGACGGCCCGGGTCCCGCAGGCCCGCCAGGCCCCCGCCGCGCTCACCCCGCTGACAGACGCCCGATAA
- a CDS encoding bifunctional metallophosphatase/5'-nucleotidase, with protein MPLNRRKFLEKSAVTGAGVALASAVGAPAAQAAEAGKGKKPAKRYSLTVMGTTDLHGHVFNWDYFKDAEYSDAKGNAQGLSRISTLVNQVRAEKGRCNTLLLDAGDTIQGTPLTYYYAKVDPITAPGGPVHPMAAAMNAIGYDAVALGNHEFNYGIETLRKFEEQCDFPLLGANALDAKTLKPAFPPYFIKKFHVPGAPPVKVAVLGLTNPGIAIWDKAYVEGKLTFPGLEEQAAKWVPKLRSMGADVVVVSAHSGSSGTSSYGDQLPYVENSAALVAQQVPGIDAILVGHAHVEIPELKVTNTATGKTVVLSEPLAYAERLSLFDIELVFEKGRWTVESVAASVLNSNSVADDPKITKLLKDDHDVVVEYVNQVVGTATQTLTTVEARYKDAPIIDLITKVQEDVVKAALASTEYASLPVIAQASPFSRTSEIPAGDVTIRDLSSLYVYDNTLVAKLLTGAQIRAYLEYSAQYFVQTAADAVVDVEKLTNANNRPDYNYDYVSGLSYDIDIAQAAGSRIKNLTYNGAALDDAQQFVFAVNNYRANGGGAFPHVASAKELWSESTEIRTRIAEWVTAKGVLNPADFASVDWKLTRNGTPVF; from the coding sequence ATGCCGTTGAACCGCAGGAAGTTCCTGGAGAAGTCCGCCGTGACCGGAGCCGGGGTCGCGCTGGCGAGCGCGGTGGGGGCTCCTGCGGCGCAGGCGGCGGAGGCCGGGAAGGGGAAGAAGCCGGCGAAGCGGTACTCCCTGACGGTGATGGGCACGACGGACCTGCACGGGCATGTCTTCAACTGGGACTACTTCAAGGACGCGGAGTACTCGGACGCGAAGGGCAACGCGCAGGGTCTGTCGCGTATCTCGACGCTGGTGAACCAGGTGCGCGCGGAGAAGGGGCGCTGCAACACGCTGTTGCTCGACGCGGGCGACACGATCCAGGGCACGCCGCTGACGTACTACTACGCGAAGGTGGACCCGATCACCGCCCCCGGTGGTCCCGTGCACCCGATGGCCGCCGCCATGAACGCCATCGGGTACGACGCCGTGGCGCTCGGCAACCACGAGTTCAACTACGGCATCGAGACGCTGCGGAAGTTCGAGGAGCAGTGTGACTTCCCGCTGCTGGGTGCGAACGCGCTGGACGCGAAGACGCTGAAGCCGGCGTTCCCGCCCTACTTCATCAAGAAGTTCCACGTGCCGGGTGCGCCGCCGGTGAAGGTGGCGGTGCTCGGGCTCACCAACCCGGGTATCGCGATCTGGGACAAGGCGTACGTCGAGGGCAAGCTGACGTTCCCGGGTCTGGAGGAGCAGGCGGCGAAGTGGGTGCCGAAGCTGCGGTCGATGGGCGCGGACGTGGTCGTCGTGTCGGCGCATTCGGGGTCGTCAGGTACGTCCTCCTACGGTGACCAGCTGCCGTACGTCGAGAACTCGGCCGCGCTCGTCGCCCAGCAGGTGCCGGGGATCGACGCGATTCTCGTCGGGCACGCGCACGTGGAGATCCCGGAGCTGAAGGTCACCAACACGGCGACCGGCAAGACCGTCGTGCTGTCCGAGCCGCTGGCCTATGCGGAGCGGCTGTCGCTGTTCGACATCGAGCTGGTCTTCGAGAAGGGGAGGTGGACGGTCGAGTCGGTCGCCGCGTCCGTCCTCAACTCGAACTCGGTCGCGGACGACCCGAAGATCACGAAGCTGCTGAAGGACGACCACGACGTCGTCGTGGAGTACGTCAACCAGGTCGTCGGTACGGCGACGCAGACGTTGACGACGGTCGAGGCGCGCTACAAGGACGCCCCGATCATCGACCTGATCACGAAGGTCCAGGAGGACGTCGTCAAGGCGGCGCTGGCGTCCACCGAGTACGCCTCGCTGCCGGTCATCGCGCAGGCGTCGCCGTTCTCGCGGACCTCGGAGATCCCGGCCGGTGACGTCACCATCCGCGACCTGTCGAGCCTGTACGTGTACGACAACACGCTGGTCGCGAAGCTCCTGACCGGGGCGCAGATCAGGGCGTACCTGGAGTACTCGGCGCAGTACTTCGTGCAGACGGCGGCGGACGCGGTGGTGGACGTCGAGAAGCTGACGAACGCGAACAACCGGCCGGACTACAACTACGACTACGTGTCGGGGCTGTCGTACGACATCGACATCGCGCAGGCGGCGGGTTCGCGGATCAAGAACCTGACGTACAACGGTGCCGCGTTGGACGACGCGCAGCAGTTCGTGTTCGCGGTGAACAACTACCGTGCGAACGGCGGCGGTGCGTTCCCGCATGTGGCGTCGGCGAAGGAGCTGTGGTCGGAGTCGACGGAGATCCGTACCCGGATCGCGGAGTGGGTGACGGCCAAGGGTGTGCTGAACCCCGCTGACTTCGCGTCGGTGGACTGGAAGTTGACGCGGAACGGTACGCCGGTGTTCTAG
- a CDS encoding helix-turn-helix domain-containing protein, giving the protein MRFFTPGPAHHRLGLVCLGVGLQYGALPTVGPRVLDHHVAVVISTGHGWYAHPDGRRTTITAPALLWLTPGTPHHYAPDPGTGWDEGFVDFTGPATASYTDLGYIEPDRPVVPLSDAAAPRAVIGRMARAARRDNPLLEVETGAAVHELLVALRRARADLTPDGEQLLKALARDACLPLSVADHAARHGMTLAELRTAVRRGAGCSPKDYLLGIRLGRAKELLATTELPVAAVARRVGYDDPAYFSRLFTRRVGTPPVRFRAQQGRVVPGGWSDRVPDPEDPPIIPGTWAP; this is encoded by the coding sequence ATGCGGTTCTTCACCCCCGGCCCCGCCCACCACCGCCTCGGCCTGGTCTGCCTCGGCGTCGGCCTCCAGTACGGTGCCCTGCCCACCGTCGGCCCCCGCGTCCTCGACCACCACGTCGCCGTCGTCATCAGCACCGGACACGGCTGGTACGCCCACCCCGACGGACGCCGTACGACCATCACCGCACCCGCCCTGCTCTGGCTCACCCCCGGCACCCCGCACCACTACGCACCCGACCCCGGCACCGGCTGGGACGAGGGCTTCGTCGACTTCACCGGGCCCGCCACCGCCTCCTACACCGACCTCGGCTACATCGAACCCGACCGCCCCGTCGTCCCCCTCTCCGACGCCGCCGCACCCCGCGCCGTCATCGGCCGCATGGCCCGCGCCGCCCGCCGCGACAACCCCCTCCTGGAGGTCGAGACCGGCGCCGCCGTCCACGAACTCCTCGTCGCCCTGCGCCGCGCCCGCGCCGACCTCACCCCCGACGGCGAACAACTCCTCAAGGCCCTCGCCCGCGACGCCTGCCTGCCCCTGTCCGTCGCCGACCACGCCGCCCGGCACGGCATGACCCTCGCCGAACTGCGCACCGCCGTCCGCCGCGGCGCCGGTTGCAGCCCCAAGGACTACCTCCTCGGCATCCGCCTCGGCCGCGCCAAGGAACTCCTCGCCACGACCGAACTCCCCGTCGCCGCCGTCGCCCGCCGCGTCGGCTACGACGACCCCGCCTACTTCTCCCGCCTGTTCACCCGCCGCGTCGGCACCCCACCCGTCCGCTTCCGCGCCCAGCAGGGCCGCGTCGTCCCCGGCGGCTGGAGCGACCGGGTACCCGACCCCGAGGATCCGCCGATCATCCCCGGCACCTGGGCACCGTAG
- a CDS encoding response regulator yields the protein MPSDAKILIVDDHEDTLYALESALAPLGYRLGRATSGDEALKQVLRGQVGLLLLDVRMPGVSGLDVVRYMRRVEQTQHIPVVLLTGFGPDQELTATAFALGVADLVMKPIDPWTLRTKVRYLYDTHRRRLALEEENRALRALVKDGPEAPGRPARPALPHPDPRVPVQRAQGAHTDSLEQDRT from the coding sequence ATGCCGTCGGATGCCAAGATCCTCATCGTCGACGACCACGAGGACACGCTGTACGCGCTGGAGAGCGCCCTCGCCCCCCTGGGCTACCGGCTCGGCAGGGCCACCAGCGGCGACGAGGCCCTCAAACAGGTCCTGCGCGGCCAGGTCGGCCTGCTCCTCCTCGACGTCCGCATGCCCGGCGTCAGCGGCCTCGACGTCGTCCGCTACATGCGTCGCGTCGAACAGACCCAGCACATTCCCGTCGTCCTGCTCACCGGCTTCGGCCCCGACCAGGAACTCACCGCCACCGCCTTCGCCCTCGGCGTCGCCGACCTCGTCATGAAACCCATCGACCCCTGGACCCTGCGCACCAAGGTCCGCTACCTCTACGACACCCACCGCCGCCGGCTCGCCCTCGAAGAGGAGAACCGCGCCCTGCGCGCCCTCGTCAAGGACGGCCCCGAAGCCCCCGGCCGCCCCGCCCGCCCCGCCCTGCCCCACCCGGACCCCCGCGTCCCCGTCCAGCGCGCACAAGGGGCGCACACCGACAGTCTCGAACAGGACCGGACATAG
- a CDS encoding pyridoxal phosphate-dependent decarboxylase family protein: MPTPPLASGPDALRPLLTEVLEALGEGARARGGPLPGGGPEAVAERLRAAVGDVLPQEGDPEALRHVVRALAEGSADPADPLCAAHLHCPPLAVAAAADLAASVLNPSLDSWDQAPAASELELLVTRALTNEVYGEPPRGAGNCATSLHLPAADSDALVTTGGTESNQLALLLARESLGAGVRLICGANAHHSLPRAAWLFGLPDPVIVPTPTGTLDPTALAETLTRHQGPHLVAATAGTTDAGLIDPLPEIAAVCDTHGARFHIDAAYGGGLLFSETRRHQLTGISAAGTVTLDLHKLGWQPVAAGLLAVKAPQDLAALHQRADYLNADDDTEAGLPDLLGRSLRTSRRPDVLKIAVTLKTLGRAGLGALVDQVCDRAREFAELLDAHPRFELYDRPTISTVLFRPAHATDDDIAATRRHLLTTGRAVLGRARMDGRLWLKATLLNPHTRPDDLAALLKLVEGTTPR, from the coding sequence ATGCCCACCCCACCCCTCGCGTCCGGCCCCGACGCCCTGCGCCCGCTGCTCACAGAGGTCCTGGAGGCCCTGGGGGAGGGGGCGCGGGCGCGTGGGGGGCCGTTGCCGGGGGGTGGCCCGGAGGCGGTCGCGGAACGGCTGCGGGCGGCCGTGGGCGACGTACTCCCGCAGGAGGGTGACCCGGAGGCGCTACGGCACGTGGTGCGGGCGTTGGCGGAAGGCTCGGCGGACCCGGCGGACCCGCTGTGCGCGGCGCATCTGCACTGCCCGCCGCTGGCGGTCGCAGCGGCAGCGGACTTGGCTGCGAGCGTGCTCAACCCCTCCCTGGACTCCTGGGACCAGGCACCAGCGGCGTCCGAACTGGAGCTGCTGGTAACTCGGGCACTTACAAACGAGGTCTACGGTGAGCCGCCCAGGGGCGCGGGGAACTGCGCGACAAGCCTCCACCTACCCGCAGCCGACAGCGACGCCCTGGTAACAACGGGCGGCACCGAATCCAACCAACTGGCCCTACTCCTGGCCAGGGAATCCCTCGGTGCCGGCGTCCGGCTGATCTGCGGGGCAAACGCCCACCATTCACTGCCCCGCGCCGCCTGGCTATTCGGCCTTCCCGACCCAGTGATCGTCCCCACCCCCACCGGCACCCTCGACCCCACCGCCCTCGCCGAAACCCTCACCCGGCACCAGGGCCCCCACCTCGTCGCCGCCACCGCAGGCACCACCGACGCCGGCCTCATCGACCCCCTCCCCGAGATCGCCGCCGTCTGCGACACCCACGGAGCCCGCTTCCACATCGACGCGGCATACGGCGGAGGCCTCCTCTTCAGCGAAACCCGGCGTCACCAACTCACCGGCATCAGCGCCGCCGGCACCGTCACCCTCGACCTGCACAAACTCGGCTGGCAACCCGTCGCCGCCGGCCTCCTCGCCGTCAAGGCCCCGCAGGACCTCGCCGCCCTCCACCAACGCGCCGACTACCTCAACGCCGACGACGACACCGAGGCAGGCCTGCCCGACCTCCTCGGCCGCTCCCTGCGCACCAGCCGCCGCCCCGACGTGCTGAAAATCGCCGTCACCCTGAAAACCCTCGGGCGGGCAGGACTCGGCGCCCTCGTCGACCAAGTCTGCGACCGGGCCCGCGAGTTCGCGGAGCTCCTCGACGCACACCCCCGCTTCGAGCTCTACGACCGGCCCACCATCAGCACGGTGCTGTTCCGCCCCGCACACGCGACCGACGACGACATCGCCGCCACCCGCCGGCACCTCCTCACCACCGGCCGCGCCGTCCTCGGCCGGGCCCGCATGGACGGCCGGCTCTGGCTCAAGGCCACCCTCCTCAACCCCCACACCCGGCCCGACGACCTGGCCGCCCTCCTGAAACTCGTGGAAGGAACCACCCCCCGATGA